A genomic region of Papaver somniferum cultivar HN1 chromosome 7, ASM357369v1, whole genome shotgun sequence contains the following coding sequences:
- the LOC113296173 gene encoding ABC transporter B family member 15-like, giving the protein MGHTEKKKKNGRKYSMISSIFMHADDVDILLMIFGFIGSVGDGFGTPLLLLVTSKFMNNLGVGSSGADPHLFLHNINKNAVTLMYMACGWWVACFLEGYCWTKTGERQASKMREKYLKAVLRQDISYFDLKSSPSSNTTTEVIANVCNDSFIIQDVLTEKVPNFLMNCSMFVGSYVTAFLLMWRLALVGFPFVVFLIVPGLIYGRTLMSLSRKMRVEYNKAGSIVEQAISSIRSVYSFVGEEKTVAEFSEALNESVKLGLKQGLAKGLALGSNSVTFAIWSFLSWYGSRLVMYHGAQGGTVFAVGAALCSGGLSLGAGLSNVKCFSEACAAGERIMEVIMRIPKIDSDSTKGKILPSISGSIEFKNVEFAYPSRPKTLILMDFNLNIEAGKTVALVGGSGCGKSTVVSLLQRFYDPLDGEILIDGIKIHEFQLKWLRAQMGLVSQEPALFGTSIKENILFGKEDATMNEVIDAAKAANAHSFICQLTIGYDTQVGERGIQMSGGQKQRIALARALIKAPRILLLDEATSALDSESERNVQEALDKASLGRTTIIIAHRLSTVRNADKIAAVQNGHVMETGSHSELLKLEHGLYSSLVRIQEMTDKRSTMQKEILNGNSMPCICGSMSQSNSKNSLVSPVLEECNNSGKDCRIPPFWRLLALYQPEWKQTLLGCVSSMLFGAVQPFYCLAMANMIFVYFLNDHSQIKVKTMIYSCIFAGLAIFSFVVNLCQHYNFAVIGEYLTKRIRERMLSKILTFEVGWFDQDENSSGAICSRLAKDANMVRSLVGDRMSLLIQTFSSVIIACTMGLIIAWRLAILIIAVQPLIIICFYARRVLIKSMYNKSRTAQNQSSKLAAEAVSNLRTITSFSSQSRILNMFREAQLENTRLSWIAGLGLGFSQSIITFSWALNFWYGGKLVFQGEMTTKSFLEVFMILISTGRVIAEAGSTTSDLAKGSDAVGSVFTVLDRYTSIEPEDPDGYQPDTLTGQIEFHDVHFAYPNRPDLFILNGFNLRIDAGKSTALVGRSGSGKSTIISMIERFYDSSKGMVTIDGLDLKSYHLRSLRKHIGLVSQESTLFAGTIRENILYCTDHDKIGETEMINAARASNAHNFISGLTDGYDTWCGDKGVQLSGGQKQRIAIARAILKNPRILLLDEATSALDNQSEKIVQEALDSLMVNRTTVVVAHRMSSVQNCDLIAVLEEGKVVEKGTHSLLLDKGPSGYYHSLVNFQRS; this is encoded by the exons ATGGGTCatactgagaagaagaagaagaatgggagaAAATATTCCATGATAAGTTCAATTTTCATGCATGCTGATGATGTAGATATTTTGCTAATGATTTTTGGATTTATCGGATCAGTTGGTGATGGTTTTGGTACTCCATTGTTGTTATTAGTAACTAGCAAGTTTATGAATAATCTTGGTGTTGGTTCTTCTGGTGCTGATCCtcatctctttcttcacaacatcaATAAG AATGCGGTGACACTCATGTACATGGCATGCGGATGGTGGGTTGCATGTTTTCTGG AAGGGTATTGTTGGACTAAAACAGGAGAAAGGCAAGCATCAAAAATGAGAGAAAAGTACTTAAAAGCAGTCTTAAGACAAGATATCAGTTACTTTGATCTtaaatcatcaccatcatcaaatACTACCACTGAAGTCATTGCAAATGTTTGTAATGATAGTTTCATCATTCAAGATGTACTTACCGAAAAG gttccaaaCTTCTTAATGAACTGTTCAATGTTCGTCGGAAGTTATGTGACAGCATTTCTACTAATGTGGAGATTAGCATTAGTAGGGTTTCCATTTGTGGTATTTTTGATTGTTCCTGGTTTGATATATGGGAGAACTTTGATGAGTCTATCAAGGAAAATGAGAGTAGAATATAACAAAGCTGGGTCTATTGTAGAACAAGCAATTTCGTCGATTAGGTCGGTTTATTCCTTTGTCGGCGAAGAAAAAACGGTTGCTGAATTTTCCGAAGCACTTAATGAATCGGTTAAACTCGGATTGAAACAGGGCCTAGCTAAGGGATTAGCACTTGGAAGTAATAGTGTCACTTTTGCTATTTGGTCATTTTTGTCTTGGTACGGTAGTAGATTGGTTATGTACCATGGTGCTCAAGGTGGAACTGTTTTTGCTGTTGGTGCCGCTCTTTGCTCCGGTGGCCT ATCATTAGGAGCTGGACTTTCAAATGTGAAGTGCTTTTCAGAAGCTTGTGCGGCAGGAGAAAGAATAATGGAGGTGATAATGAGGATACCGAAAATTGATTCTGATAGCACTAAAGGCAAGATTTTACCGAGCATCTCAGGTTCAATTGAATTCAAGAACGTTGAATTCGCGTATCCATCAAGGCCCAAAACCTTAATTCTTATGGATTTCAACCTGAATATCGAAGCGGGTAAGACGGTTGCGTTAGTCGGTGGAAGTGGTTGTGGAAAATCTACTGTGGTTTCACTTTTACAAAGATTTTATGATCCACTTGATGGGGAAATTCTTATTGATGGGATCAAGATACATGAATTTCAACTTAAATGGTTAAGAGCACAAATGGGTTTAGTAAGTCAAGAACCTGCTTTATTCGGCACTTCAATCAAAGAAAATATACTTTTTGGAAAAGAAGATGCCACCATGAATGAAGTCATTGATGCAGCTAAAGCTGCAAATGCTCACAGTTTCATCTGTCAACTCACAATAGGATATGATACCCAG GTAGGTGAGAGAGGAATTCAAATGTCTGGTGGACAGAAACAGAGAATTGCACTTGCAAGAGCATTGATAAAAGCACCAAGAATTCTTTTGCTGGACGAGGCGACAAGTGCATTGGATTCAGAATCAGAAAGAAATGTACAAGAAGCACTTGATAAAGCATCACTAGGACGGACCACTATAATAATCGCTCACCGTCTCTCTACAGTTCGTAATGCAGATAAAATTGCTGCAGTTCAGAACGGGCATGTCATGGAAACCGGGTCACATAGTGAATTGCTCAAGCTTGAACATGGTTTGTATTCTTCTCTCGTTCGTATCCAAGAGATGACAGACAAGAGATCAACAATGCAGAAGGAAATCCTCAATGGTAACTCAATGCCATGTATTTGTGGAAGTATGAGCCAGTCCAATTCGAAGAATTCTTTGGTAAGTCCAGTTCTAGAAGAATGCAATAACTCTGGGAAAGATTGCAGAATACCACCGTTTTGGAGGTTATTAGCACTGTACCAGCCCGAGTGGAAACAGACCTTATTAGGGTGTGTAAGTTCGATGCTATTCGGTGCAGTACAACCGTTTTATTGCTTAGCAATGGCTAATATGATCTTCGTATATTTCTTGAATGATCACAGTCAGATCAAGGTAAAGACCATGATTTATTCTTGTATATTTGCTGGACTGGCCATATTTTCATTCGTTGTGAATTTGTGCCAACATTATAACTTTGCTGTAATTGGAGAGTACTTGACTAAGAGGATAAGAGAAAGGATGTTATCAAAGATTTTGACATTTGAAGTTGGATGGTTTGATCAAGATGAGAACTCTAGTGGTGCAATTTGTTCAAGGCTCGCAAAGGATGCTAATATG GTGCGATCGTTGGTGGGAGATAGAATGTCCCTTCTAATCCAAACCTTTTCCTCCGTAATCATCGCGTGCACAATGGGCTTAATCATAGCATGGCGTCTCGCAATTCTTATCATTGCCGTCCAACCTTTGATTATCATATGCTTCTATGCTCGCCGCGTCCTGATAAAATCAATGTACAACAAATCCAGAACAGCTCAAAATCAAAGTAGTAAACTGGCTGCAGAAGCTGTATCAAATCTTAGGACAAtcacttcattttcttctcaatcaAGAATCCTAAATATGTTTCGTGAAGCCCAATTAGAGAACACTCGTCTGTCATGGATTGCTGGGCTTGGTTTGGGCTTTTCTCAATCTATCATCACTTTCTCATGGGCTTTAAATTTCTGGTATGGTGGGAAACTGGTGTTCCAAGGTGAAATGACAACAAAATCATTCTTGGAAGTTTTCATGATTTTAATCAGCACTGGACGTGTAATTGCTGAAGCTGGAAGCACAACAAGTGATCTAgctaaaggttctgatgcagtcGGGTCTGTATTCACGGTTTTGGACCGGTACACTAGTATCGAGCCGGAAGATCCAGATGGGTATCAGCCCGATACATTAACGGGCCAAATCGAGTTCCATGATGTCCATTTCGCTTATCCGAACAGACCCGATTTGTTCATTTTAAATGGGTTTAATCTTCGTATCGATGCGGGTAAATCAACGGCTTTGGTAGGAAGAAGTGGGTCCGGAAAATCAACAATAATCAGTATGATTGAAAGATTTTACGATTCATCGAAAGGGATGGTTACGATCGACGGTTTGGATTTGAAGTCGTACCATTTGAGGTCACTTAGGAAACACATTGGATTAGTCAGTCAAGAATCAACACTATTTGCTGGTACCATCAGAGAGAATATTTTATACTGCACCGACCATGATAAAATTGGTGAAACAGAGATGATCAATGCAGCTAGAGCATCCAACGCTCACAATTTCATTTCAGGACTTACAGATGGGTACGACACGTGGTGCGGAGACAAGGGTGTACAATTATCAGGTGGACAGAAACAACGTATTGCTATAGCCCGTGCTATACTGAAAAATCCTAGGATTTTGTTACTGGATGAAGCAACAAGTGCACTTGATAATCAAAGTGAGAAAATTGTTCAAGAAGCGTTGGATAGTTTGATGGTAAATAGGACTACTGTGGTGGTGGCACATAGAATGAGTAGTGTACAAAATTGTGACCTCATTGCTGTTCTAGAAGAAGGTAAAGTTGTGGAGAAAGGCACCCATTCTTTATTATTGGATAAGGGGCCTAGTGGATATTATCACTCACTTGTTAATTTTCAAAGAAGTTGA